GAGGTTCGTCGCCTGGAGCGTGTGAGGGATCAGCGCGGAGGTGAACGATCCGCGCCGCACGCCGGAGACGGTCAGGCTCACACCGTTCACCGCGACGGATCCCTTCTCGACGAGAAACCCCTTCATCGAGGCCGGGTGCGCGAAGCGCATCTCGACGAACGCCGCGAGGCGCCTCAAGCCGGCGACGGTGCCCGTCGCGTCCACGTGTCCCTGCACGATGTGTCCCCCGAAGCGCCCCGACGCCGCGAGCGGCCGCTCCAGGTTGACCGCCGCCCCTTCGCGCGCCGCGGCGAAGGTGCTCCGGCGGCACGTCTCCTGGCTGAGCTCCGATTCGAACCAGCCGGGACCGTGCGCCGTCACGGTCAGGCATACGCCGTCGACGGCGATGCTCTCCCCGATCGAGAGACCTTCCCGGCCGCGCGGGCGCGTGACGCGGAGCGTGAGCGTCCCGCGCCGCCGGATGATCCTCTCGATCCGCCCGAGTTCCTCGATGATCCCTGTGAACATGATGGCGCACCCCTCGGAGAGCCGCAACTGGTCAGCGGACGGCACCCGGCCTTCCCGTGATGACGATATCGCCCGCGAGCCTCCGGATCCTCATCTCGTTCAGGTGGATGGCGTCCGCGAGCCGCGCGGCGCCCCGCCCCGCCACGGCCGGCACGGCGTCCCTGCCGCCGAGGATCTTCGGCGCCACGAACAGGACGACGCGATCGACCGCCCCCGCGTGCAGGAACGACCACGCCACGTCCCCGCCTCCCTCGACCAGGAGCGAGCCGACCCCTCTCGCCGTCAGATCCGAGAGGACGGACCCGAGGTCCACCCCTCCCGACCTGCCGCGGCCGACCCTCATCACCGTCGCTCCGGCCCTCTCGAGACGCGCGCGACCCCGGGAGGAGGCCGAGGCCGTGTACACGAGCACGCGCCCGCCCCGCGTGGTCAGGAGGCGGGATCGCGGCGAGAGCGTCAGGCGCGTGTCGAGGACCACGCGCGCGGGCTGGCGTCCCGGGCCCCTCACCCCTCTCGCGGTCAGGCGCGGATCGTCGGCACGGGCGGTGCCCGCGCCCACCAGGACGGCGTCGTGCTGGCCGCGCATCCGGTGCGCCGCCCGTCGCGACGCGGGGGAGGTGATGTAGCGGGACTCGCCGCGAGCGGTCGCGATCTTCCCGTCGAGAGTCATCCCGACCTTCAGGGTCACGAACGGGCGTCCCTCGAGGACCACGGTGGTGTAGGCCGCGTTGAGCTCCTCCGCCGGCGCGCGAAGCGTCCCGACGTCGACGCGCACGCCGGCGCGCCTGAGGGCGCGGAACCCGCGGCCGTCCACGAGCGGGTGCGGGTCGCGCATCGCGGCGACGACGCGCGCCACCCCGGCTCTCAGGATCGCGTCCACACAGGGGGGCGTCTTCCCGTGGTGCGCGCACGGCTCGAGCGTCACGTAGAGCGTCGCCCCCGACGCCTGCTTTCCGGCGCGCCGCAGCGCGACGACCTCGGCGTGCTCGCCCCCGAAGCGGGCGTGGTGTCCCACCGCGACGACGCGGCCGCGCTTCACGACGGCCGCGCCGACGAGGGGGTTGGGGTGGACGCGCGCGCGGCCGCGCCGCGCCGCGCGGAGGCACACCTTCATGATCCGCTCGTCCGCGCCCGCCGCGATCGTCACCGGGGCCCCGGGGGAGCTCCGCCGGCGCCGGAGGGCGCGTCGTCGGAAAGGCCGAGGATGCCGGCGAGATAGTCGTCGATCGAAAAGGGGAGAAGGTCCTCCATCGCCTCGCCGACCCCGACGTACTTGAGGGGGATCCCGAGCGATCGGCCGATGCCGATGGCGATCCCTCCCCGGGCCGTGCCGTCGAGCTTGGTCAGGACGAGCCCGGTGATGCGGCCCGCCTTCAGGAACTCCCGCGCCTGGATGAGGCCGTTCTGCCCCGTCGTCGCGTCGACGACGAGGAGCGACTCGTGGGGCGCCCCCTCGACCTCGCGCGCGGCGATGCGGAAGAGCTTCTCGAGCTCCTTCATGAGCGGCGCCCTCGTGTGAAGGCGGCCGGCGGTGTCGACGATGACGAAATCGCTCCCGCGGGCCTTCGCCGCCCGCAACGCGTCGAAGACGACCGCGCCCGGATCGGCGCCGTCGGCGTGACGGACGAGATCGACTCCCACGCGCCGGGCCCACGCCTCGATCTGCCCGATCGCCGCGGCGCGGAAGGTGTCGGCGGCGGCGATGAGCCCCTTCTCGCCGCGCGACGCATAGATGTGCGCGAGCTTCGCGGTGGTCGTCGTCTTGCCGCCGCCGTTCACGCCGATGAGGAAGACGACGCGCGGCTTCGGCGCCGCCTCCGTCGTCGCCGGGGCGGGAACCTCGAGCGCGCGGATCTCGTCCGCGAGGGCGCGCCTGAGGGACTCGAGGTCGAACGACCGCGACTCCCGGAGCCGCCTCCGGACGCCCGCGCTGATCTCGCCGGCGGCTTTCACGCCGACGTCCGCGGCCAGGAGCGTCTCCTCCAGCCCCTCGAGAGCGCCCGTCGCGGCGGCGTCGGCCGTGGCGGCGCCCGGCGCGAAGAGGCCCGAGAGGCGCTGCGCGATCCCGTCGCGGGTGCGCGCGAGACCGTTCTTGAATCGATCGAGGATGCCCACCTTCGGAGATCGATCCGTCAGGAGGAGGCTTCGAGCCGCTTGAGGTGGTCGCGGGCCGTTGGCGCCTCGGGCCCGTTCGGGCTCAGCTCGATCACGCGCTTGAAATGCTCCCGGGCGCGCCCGCCGTCCCCGTTCCTCTCGAGCGCGATCGCGAATCGAAGGTTGAGATCCGCGGAGTCCTTCATGCCGCCGAGGGCCGACTCGTAGGCGGCGAGCGCTCCCCTGAGATCTCCGTTCCGCTCGAGGACCTTTCCCAGCTCGTAGTTTCCGCGGGAGTAGGCGGGGTTCGACGCCACCGATTCCTTCAGCTCGGCGAGCCCCTCCGACTCGCGCCCCATCCTGAGGAGCAGCAGGCCGAGGTTCATGTGCAGCTTTTCGGGGGTGAAGTACGTCCGGTCGGTGAGACCCTCCCGGTAGTCGGCCTCGGCGGCCGGGAAGTTCCCCTTCTCGACGTACGCCCAGGCCCGCCATGATCGCGCCTCGGTGAACTGCGGGCGCCGATCGATCGCGGCGGTGAAGTCCTCGATCGCCTTGTCGTACTCGGAGCGCATGAACTCCACCTCGCCGCGCGTCATCCACGCCTCGGGGTTCTTCTTCGCCTCCTGGATCGCGAGATCGGCCTGGTTGAGCGCCTCGGGCAGGCGATTGTCCCCCATCAGCTTCTGCGCGAGGGCGATGTGCGAGTCGCTGCGCTTCGCCGCGCGGATCTTCTTGTCCGCCGAGACGCACCCGCCGCTCGCGAGCGCGAGCGGGAGAAGGAGCGCGGCCGCGAGCGCGGCGCGGGAGCTAGTCGAGAACCTCATAGATCGGCATCTCCTCGCGAAGACCCTTCAGCCGGACGCTGCCGAGGCCCGCGATGTTGAAGTGGTCCTTCACCAGCTCGTACGTCGGCTGGCCGATGATGATCTTCCCGGAGTCGGGGGTCGCCTTCACGAGGCGGGAGGCCAGGTTCACGGCGTTGCCGAGGACCGTGTACTCCATGCGCTTGATCGAGCCGATGTCGCCGGCCACGACGTGCCCCGAGTTGATCCCCGCGCGGAAGGCGATGCGGGCCTCGGGGACGCGCGAGCGGTTCGCCTCGTCCTGCGCCCGGCGCATCGCCTGCGCCGCCTTGATGGCGCGCGTCGCGTGGTCGCCGTAGGGGATCGGCGCGCCGAAGATCGCCATGATCTCGTCGCCGATGTACTTGTCGAGCGTCCCCTCGTATTGGAAGATGATGTCGGTCATCCTCGAGAAGAAGTCGTTCAGCACGAGGGCGACCTGCCTCGGCTCCATGTGCTCGCTCATCGACGTGAAGCCCACGACGTCGGCGAAGAGGATCGAGCAGTCGACCTCCTGGATGTCGAGCGTGACCCCCGCCGTGGACGAGTCGCCGGTGGAGAGGATGCGCTGGATGACCGCCGCGGAGTGGTAGCGCTCGAGCTTCGACTTGGCCTTCTGCTCCTCGTGGATCCGCCGGTTGAGGCGCGCCTGCTCGATGCCGACCGCCGCGTAGTTCGCGATGGCGGACAGGAGGTCGAGCTCGGTCGGGCTGAACTGGCTGAGGTTGCTCGAATCGAGCTGCACGAGCCCGATGACGCGGTTCTGGTTCCACAGCGGCGCGCACATGAACGATCGGATCTTCGCCGCCGCGATGCTCTCCTTCCCGGCGAACTCCTGCCCGGCGTCGAGCGAGTAGATGGCGACCTTGTCGTTCAGGACCTTGTCGACGAGGGTGCGGCTGACGGTGACCCCCTGCTTTCCCGCCGCCTTCTCGTCGCGGTACTTCACGATCTTCGTGACGAGATCGCGCCCCTGATCCTCGACGAGCATGAGAAAGCCGCGCTCCGCCGGGATGTGCTCGAAGATCAGCGTCATGATCTTCTCGAGGAGATCCTCCTGGCTCTGCGTGGTGATCAGATCCCTGGCGAGCTGGCCGAGGGCGAGGAGGATGCGGTTGCTCTTCTCGAGCGCGGCGGCGTCGCGCGCGCCGGGGGCCGGGGCCCCGGGCTTCGGCGGCGCGGCGGTCCCCGCGCCGAGGAGGCCGGGCATCAGGTTCTGGAGCTCGGTGACCGATCGGATGACGGTCGCCCCCCCCTCGGTGATGGGCCGCCCCTCGCTGACGACGACCTTCTCGCTGAGCTGGCGCCGGAAGTGGAGCGGGTACTTGCCCAGGGTGATCTCGTCGCCGTCGGCGAGCACGACCTGCGTGATCCTCGCGCCGTTGACGCGCGTGCCGTTGCGGCTGTTGAGATCGATGCAGACGAAATCGTCTCCGTCGCTCGTGACCTTCGCGTGCTGCCTCGAGATCCCGTAGTCGGTGAGCTGGAGCTGGCACTCCGGGCCGCGGCCCATGACGGTCTCGCCGCGATCCAGGACGAGGCTCCTCTCCTCCTCGCCCACCCTGTAGACCAGCTGGTACGTCTCCCCCGTCACGTCAGCTCCTCGCGAAGAACCGGCTCACCCGCCCCATGAACCCGCCCGGCGCAGGGACGGGCTCGGGAACGTCCACGTCCGCCCCCTCGATGATTGCCCGCGGAACCTCGTGCGCCATCCGCCGGGCCGTCTCCTCCCCCGCGCGGCTCGCGAGGAGCTCGGTGGCCGCCCGCATCTCCGGGCGGCGGTGCCGTGCGTCGTGCGCGTCGGAGGCGACCGCGTGGACGAGCCCGCGCTCGACCATCCGCCACGCGGCCCTCTCGGATCTCTCGCCGAACGTCCCGAGGAGGCTCCCCCCGGTGACCTGAGCCAGCGCGCCGAGCCGGACCAGCGTCTCGAGGCGCGAGAGGTTCTTCATGAAGAAGCCGATCCGCTCGGGATGCGCGAGGACGGGCGTGACCCCCGCGAGCTTCAGGCGGTAGACGACCTCCTCGGTGCCGCTCACGACGTCCTGGAACGGGAACTCCAGGAGCATGTACTTGCGGTTGTCGTCGTAGGTCATCAGATCGCCGTCCCTCAGCCGGACCACCAGATCGGCGGCGACGTGCACCTCGGATCCGCGCACCAGCCGGAGCGGGATGCGCTCCGCTTCGACGGCGCGCCTCAGCAGCTCGAACGGCCCCTCGATGGTCTCCCTCGTGTTGGGATACTTGAACTCCATCAGGTGCGGGGTCGTGACGATCGTCTCGATCCCGTCCTCGGCCGCGAT
The sequence above is a segment of the Acidobacteriota bacterium genome. Coding sequences within it:
- the ftsY gene encoding signal recognition particle-docking protein FtsY; the protein is MGILDRFKNGLARTRDGIAQRLSGLFAPGAATADAAATGALEGLEETLLAADVGVKAAGEISAGVRRRLRESRSFDLESLRRALADEIRALEVPAPATTEAAPKPRVVFLIGVNGGGKTTTTAKLAHIYASRGEKGLIAAADTFRAAAIGQIEAWARRVGVDLVRHADGADPGAVVFDALRAAKARGSDFVIVDTAGRLHTRAPLMKELEKLFRIAAREVEGAPHESLLVVDATTGQNGLIQAREFLKAGRITGLVLTKLDGTARGGIAIGIGRSLGIPLKYVGVGEAMEDLLPFSIDDYLAGILGLSDDAPSGAGGAPPGPR
- a CDS encoding riboflavin synthase; its protein translation is MFTGIIEELGRIERIIRRRGTLTLRVTRPRGREGLSIGESIAVDGVCLTVTAHGPGWFESELSQETCRRSTFAAAREGAAVNLERPLAASGRFGGHIVQGHVDATGTVAGLRRLAAFVEMRFAHPASMKGFLVEKGSVAVNGVSLTVSGVRRGSFTSALIPHTLQATNLGGLKAGDEVNLEADVLAKYVRAALGR
- a CDS encoding tetratricopeptide repeat protein encodes the protein MRFSTSSRAALAAALLLPLALASGGCVSADKKIRAAKRSDSHIALAQKLMGDNRLPEALNQADLAIQEAKKNPEAWMTRGEVEFMRSEYDKAIEDFTAAIDRRPQFTEARSWRAWAYVEKGNFPAAEADYREGLTDRTYFTPEKLHMNLGLLLLRMGRESEGLAELKESVASNPAYSRGNYELGKVLERNGDLRGALAAYESALGGMKDSADLNLRFAIALERNGDGGRAREHFKRVIELSPNGPEAPTARDHLKRLEASS
- a CDS encoding FHA domain-containing protein, with protein sequence MTGETYQLVYRVGEEERSLVLDRGETVMGRGPECQLQLTDYGISRQHAKVTSDGDDFVCIDLNSRNGTRVNGARITQVVLADGDEITLGKYPLHFRRQLSEKVVVSEGRPITEGGATVIRSVTELQNLMPGLLGAGTAAPPKPGAPAPGARDAAALEKSNRILLALGQLARDLITTQSQEDLLEKIMTLIFEHIPAERGFLMLVEDQGRDLVTKIVKYRDEKAAGKQGVTVSRTLVDKVLNDKVAIYSLDAGQEFAGKESIAAAKIRSFMCAPLWNQNRVIGLVQLDSSNLSQFSPTELDLLSAIANYAAVGIEQARLNRRIHEEQKAKSKLERYHSAAVIQRILSTGDSSTAGVTLDIQEVDCSILFADVVGFTSMSEHMEPRQVALVLNDFFSRMTDIIFQYEGTLDKYIGDEIMAIFGAPIPYGDHATRAIKAAQAMRRAQDEANRSRVPEARIAFRAGINSGHVVAGDIGSIKRMEYTVLGNAVNLASRLVKATPDSGKIIIGQPTYELVKDHFNIAGLGSVRLKGLREEMPIYEVLD
- the ribD gene encoding bifunctional diaminohydroxyphosphoribosylaminopyrimidine deaminase/5-amino-6-(5-phosphoribosylamino)uracil reductase RibD, with protein sequence MKVCLRAARRGRARVHPNPLVGAAVVKRGRVVAVGHHARFGGEHAEVVALRRAGKQASGATLYVTLEPCAHHGKTPPCVDAILRAGVARVVAAMRDPHPLVDGRGFRALRRAGVRVDVGTLRAPAEELNAAYTTVVLEGRPFVTLKVGMTLDGKIATARGESRYITSPASRRAAHRMRGQHDAVLVGAGTARADDPRLTARGVRGPGRQPARVVLDTRLTLSPRSRLLTTRGGRVLVYTASASSRGRARLERAGATVMRVGRGRSGGVDLGSVLSDLTARGVGSLLVEGGGDVAWSFLHAGAVDRVVLFVAPKILGGRDAVPAVAGRGAARLADAIHLNEMRIRRLAGDIVITGRPGAVR